A single Stutzerimonas stutzeri DNA region contains:
- a CDS encoding PAS domain S-box protein has product MENADNTGSGADRLVTLSRYHILDTPPEAAFDDLAMLAAQLCGCASAAIVFIDGQRHWIKASAGDAVDSLAPDPTLCERAISASQPLVLTDLRDDPLAANLSGFFAAVALRSPEGVPLGTLCVMDRQPQRLSERQSEQLQTLARQVMALLELRRDPREDTLDSTPGHAASVREAEVRYRALVDLSPQVIWQCDASGSLIFCNRYWRDFTGMSAHESAGWGWLEAVAPDHRNAVLQQWGAALKSGKPGSFEVPLLAADGSPRWFQGSGAPVYDRDGRLLHWVLVAQDIHERRRAETERLESEAFTRRLLDSASEGFYSVDTQGCVTLCNEAFVRLLGFASKEQVLGRQLHHVVHHSHPDGTPYAIEDCPIQRTARSGEPAHVDHELFFRQDGSSLPVEYRVAPLYRDGVLQGAICTFTDITERARGEAQQTYLLDLSDHLQDTEGRVELSDIMAEQLARMMAVECIAVGHLDDNGGLLIDKQWPQEGGQRRPVPFPLGDCAATLRSRLAQGLVVPFDDLLQEAGCRQHCGALHDQLGYRSLLLAPLLEQATRCSFLLFACAEPRRWSPADISLVREVAERIHAAADRSRARKALLEAEQRVSLANEIASIGVWEYDFEGNSLHWDAQLKALAGLAPNEPALSVDEFLTRVHADDRRALLDAFRSALEGIGDGELSLDYRVYDERSGRFRWLTNRGRRLVDADGRIRLLGTARDITDERNAELKLLRMNALLEEQIQERQIAEQRQSVLMELGDLLRGQPDSITIVTAAVRALGMTLNVTRAAFLTVDPGGQYATVERYWSDGALGEYNERMCFADYGDFIYDLQHDELVVVEDVLHDTRTVAQAASLRLRRIQSLVCVPLQEQGRLSAALILLQDRPRQWAEEDISFIREVADRAWTADERMRAERALRASEEQFRTLADNMSQFAWMADPAGRIYWYNKRWYDYTGTTLEAMRALGWRSVHHPDHHVRVSASMKRAVAIGSIWEETFPLRGKDGQYRWFLSRAVPIRDDFGQVTRWFGTNTDITAQVAAEEALRELNDNLERRVAERTRELAEINHLLHLEMGERERAEETLRHAQKMEAIGQLTGGLAHDFNNMLTGVLGALDLIQRRVASGQVNDLGRYVDAATSSANRAAALTHRLLAFARRQSLDPQPVDVNQLVLSMEDMLRRTMAEHIAFETALQPEPWLAYTDAHQLENALLNLVINARDAMSDGGRLVIQTGSVHIHHTHADGPEPGDYVTLSVADNGAGMPPEVVAKAFDPFFTTKPIGQGTGLGLSMVYGFVKQTGGHVRIDSTPGQGTLITLFLPRNRTQPDLGEHHRAPVAIQGARTDETVLVVEDEAAVRMLVVEVLQELEYRVLEAVDGASALPYLQGGQRIDLLVSDFGLPGINGRQLAEIARQYRPDLRVLFITGYAPNAEVRGEFLAPGMDMLAKPFSIDVLAAKVRQLIERSG; this is encoded by the coding sequence GTGGAGAACGCAGACAATACGGGGAGCGGCGCTGACCGACTGGTTACGCTGAGCCGCTACCACATCCTCGATACCCCGCCGGAAGCGGCGTTCGACGATCTGGCAATGCTCGCGGCGCAATTGTGTGGCTGCGCGAGCGCGGCCATCGTGTTCATCGACGGGCAACGCCATTGGATCAAGGCGTCCGCTGGCGACGCGGTCGACTCCCTCGCCCCCGATCCGACGCTTTGTGAGCGCGCCATCAGCGCTTCGCAGCCCCTGGTTCTCACCGATCTTCGCGATGACCCGCTGGCCGCAAACCTGTCCGGTTTTTTCGCCGCCGTAGCGCTGCGCAGCCCGGAGGGCGTGCCGCTCGGCACGCTGTGCGTGATGGACCGGCAGCCGCAGCGGCTATCGGAACGGCAATCAGAGCAGCTACAGACGCTGGCCCGTCAGGTCATGGCGTTGCTCGAGCTGCGTCGCGACCCTCGCGAAGACACTCTCGACAGTACGCCAGGCCACGCGGCGTCGGTTCGCGAGGCGGAGGTGCGCTACCGCGCGCTGGTGGATCTCAGCCCGCAGGTGATCTGGCAGTGCGATGCCAGCGGCTCGCTGATCTTCTGCAACCGCTACTGGCGCGACTTCACCGGGATGTCGGCCCACGAATCGGCTGGCTGGGGCTGGCTCGAGGCCGTCGCGCCGGATCACCGGAACGCGGTGCTGCAGCAGTGGGGCGCGGCACTGAAAAGCGGCAAGCCCGGCAGTTTCGAAGTGCCCCTGCTCGCCGCCGACGGTTCCCCGCGCTGGTTCCAGGGCAGTGGCGCTCCGGTCTACGACCGTGACGGTCGCCTGTTGCACTGGGTACTGGTGGCCCAGGACATACATGAGCGGCGCCGCGCCGAAACCGAGCGACTCGAAAGCGAGGCGTTCACCCGACGCCTGCTGGATTCGGCCAGCGAAGGCTTCTACTCCGTCGATACCCAGGGCTGCGTCACGCTGTGCAACGAGGCATTCGTCCGGCTGCTCGGCTTTGCCAGCAAGGAGCAGGTGCTCGGGCGCCAACTGCACCACGTCGTCCACCACAGCCACCCGGACGGCACGCCCTATGCCATCGAAGACTGCCCGATCCAGCGTACCGCCAGGTCGGGCGAACCGGCCCATGTCGATCACGAACTGTTCTTCCGACAGGACGGCAGCAGCCTGCCGGTCGAATACCGGGTCGCGCCGCTGTATCGCGACGGCGTGCTGCAAGGCGCGATCTGCACCTTCACCGATATCACCGAGCGTGCCCGTGGCGAGGCGCAGCAGACGTATCTGCTGGACCTCAGCGACCATCTCCAGGACACCGAAGGTCGCGTCGAACTGAGCGACATCATGGCCGAGCAGCTGGCTCGGATGATGGCGGTCGAGTGCATTGCCGTCGGCCATCTAGACGATAACGGTGGATTGCTCATCGACAAGCAGTGGCCGCAGGAGGGCGGCCAGCGCCGGCCCGTCCCGTTCCCCCTTGGCGACTGCGCGGCGACCCTGCGCTCGCGCCTGGCGCAAGGGCTCGTCGTGCCATTCGACGACCTCCTCCAGGAGGCCGGCTGTCGCCAGCACTGCGGCGCGCTGCATGACCAGCTCGGCTACCGCAGCCTGCTGCTGGCTCCGTTGCTGGAGCAGGCCACTCGGTGCAGCTTCCTTCTGTTCGCCTGCGCCGAGCCGCGCCGCTGGAGCCCGGCGGACATTTCGCTGGTGCGCGAGGTGGCCGAGCGCATCCACGCCGCCGCCGACCGTTCGCGAGCACGCAAGGCACTGCTGGAGGCCGAACAACGGGTCAGCCTGGCCAACGAAATTGCCTCGATCGGCGTCTGGGAATACGACTTCGAAGGCAATTCGCTGCATTGGGATGCGCAGCTCAAGGCGCTTGCCGGCCTTGCACCGAACGAGCCGGCGCTGTCTGTCGACGAATTCCTCACGCGGGTCCACGCCGATGATCGCCGAGCCCTGCTCGACGCGTTCCGTAGCGCCCTCGAAGGCATCGGCGACGGGGAGCTGAGTCTCGACTATCGGGTCTACGACGAGCGCAGCGGTCGGTTTCGCTGGCTGACCAACCGTGGCCGTCGCCTGGTCGATGCCGACGGCAGGATTCGGCTGCTCGGAACCGCCCGGGACATCACCGACGAACGCAATGCGGAACTCAAGCTGCTGCGCATGAACGCCTTGCTCGAAGAACAGATACAGGAGCGCCAGATAGCCGAGCAGCGGCAATCGGTGCTCATGGAGCTGGGCGACCTGCTGCGAGGGCAGCCGGACAGCATCACCATCGTCACCGCTGCCGTGCGCGCCCTGGGCATGACGCTGAACGTGACTCGCGCAGCCTTCCTGACCGTGGACCCCGGCGGCCAGTACGCCACCGTCGAGCGATACTGGAGCGACGGTGCGCTGGGTGAATACAACGAGCGCATGTGCTTCGCCGACTACGGCGACTTCATCTACGACCTGCAGCATGACGAGCTGGTGGTGGTGGAGGACGTACTGCACGACACCCGTACCGTCGCACAGGCGGCAAGCCTGAGGCTGCGGCGCATACAGAGCCTGGTCTGCGTGCCATTGCAGGAGCAGGGACGCTTGAGCGCGGCGCTGATCCTGCTGCAGGACCGCCCGCGGCAGTGGGCCGAAGAAGACATCTCCTTCATCCGGGAGGTGGCCGACCGCGCCTGGACGGCCGACGAGCGGATGCGCGCTGAACGGGCCTTGCGTGCCAGCGAGGAGCAATTCCGTACCCTCGCCGACAACATGAGCCAGTTCGCCTGGATGGCCGATCCGGCGGGCCGCATCTACTGGTACAACAAGCGCTGGTACGACTACACCGGGACCACGCTTGAAGCCATGCGCGCCCTGGGCTGGCGTTCAGTGCATCACCCCGATCACCATGTACGCGTCAGTGCCTCGATGAAACGGGCCGTGGCGATCGGCTCGATCTGGGAGGAAACCTTTCCGTTGCGCGGCAAGGACGGCCAGTACCGCTGGTTCCTGTCGCGCGCCGTGCCCATTCGCGACGATTTCGGCCAGGTGACCCGCTGGTTCGGCACCAACACCGACATCACCGCGCAGGTGGCCGCCGAAGAGGCCCTGCGCGAGCTGAACGATAACCTCGAGCGGCGCGTTGCCGAGCGCACCCGCGAGCTGGCGGAGATCAACCACCTGCTGCACCTGGAGATGGGCGAGCGCGAGCGCGCCGAGGAAACCCTTCGCCATGCACAGAAGATGGAAGCCATCGGCCAGCTCACCGGCGGGCTCGCGCACGACTTCAACAACATGCTGACCGGCGTGCTGGGCGCTCTCGACCTGATCCAGCGACGAGTCGCCAGCGGACAGGTGAACGATCTCGGCCGCTATGTCGACGCCGCGACCAGCTCGGCCAACCGCGCCGCCGCGCTGACCCATCGCCTGCTGGCTTTCGCCCGCCGCCAGTCGCTTGATCCACAGCCGGTCGACGTCAACCAGTTGGTGCTCTCGATGGAAGACATGCTGCGCCGAACCATGGCCGAGCATATTGCCTTCGAAACCGCTCTGCAGCCGGAGCCCTGGCTGGCCTATACCGACGCGCACCAGCTGGAAAACGCCCTGCTCAACCTGGTGATCAATGCCCGCGACGCCATGAGCGACGGCGGCAGGCTGGTCATCCAGACCGGCAGCGTACACATCCACCATACGCACGCCGACGGGCCCGAGCCGGGCGATTACGTGACCCTCAGCGTGGCGGACAATGGCGCCGGCATGCCGCCCGAAGTGGTCGCCAAGGCCTTCGACCCCTTCTTCACGACCAAACCCATCGGCCAGGGCACCGGGCTCGGCCTGTCGATGGTTTATGGCTTCGTCAAGCAAACCGGCGGTCACGTGCGTATCGACAGTACGCCCGGACAGGGCACGCTGATCACCCTGTTCCTGCCCCGCAACCGGACGCAACCGGACCTCGGCGAACATCACCGGGCGCCCGTGGCAATACAAGGCGCGCGCACCGATGAAACCGTGCTGGTCGTGGAGGATGAGGCCGCGGTCCGTATGCTGGTGGTCGAGGTGTTGCAGGAGCTGGAGTACCGGGTCCTCGAAGCGGTGGATGGCGCCAGCGCGCTGCCTTATCTGCAGGGCGGACAGCGTATCGATCTGCTGGTCAGCGACTTCGGCTTGCCGGGTATCAACGGTCGCCAACTGGCCGAAATCGCCCGCCAGTACCGGCCCGATCTGCGCGTCCTGTTCATCACCGGGTATGCGCCTAACGCCGAAGTTCGCGGTGAATTCCTGGCACCGGGCATGGACATGCTGGCCAAGCCCTTCAGCATCGACGTGCTCGCGGCCAAGGTTCGCCAGTTGATCGAGCGCAGCGGGTAA
- a CDS encoding DUF2388 domain-containing protein: MRRTILAAITLSCIPFGAAMADSSFVRQILSSGATTATTYMTFRDDKLVAAAQEDAGSFVASDGAIRGPYLEAMLLKLRSEQPQLQASDMQLANAILAAEQQ, from the coding sequence ATGCGCAGAACGATACTCGCGGCAATCACCCTGAGCTGCATTCCCTTTGGCGCGGCGATGGCGGACAGCAGCTTCGTCCGGCAGATTCTCTCGTCGGGCGCGACCACCGCCACCACTTACATGACCTTCCGCGACGACAAGCTGGTCGCCGCCGCGCAGGAAGACGCCGGCAGCTTCGTCGCCAGCGATGGCGCCATTCGCGGCCCCTATCTCGAAGCCATGCTCTTGAAACTACGCAGCGAGCAGCCGCAGTTGCAGGCCAGTGACATGCAACTGGCGAACGCCATCCTCGCAGCCGAACAGCAGTAA
- a CDS encoding OsmC family protein, with the protein MKKTASAVWQGDLKNGKGTISTQSGALKDNPYGFNTRFEGAPGTNPEELIGAAHAGCFSMALSMMLGQAGLTAERIDTTAEVTLDKVGDGYSITAIALTLNARVPGASEDQFQQIANQAKEGCPVSKVLNAQISLSATLEN; encoded by the coding sequence ATGAAGAAAACCGCATCCGCCGTCTGGCAAGGCGACCTGAAAAACGGCAAAGGCACCATCAGCACCCAAAGCGGCGCGCTGAAGGACAACCCCTATGGTTTCAATACCCGCTTCGAGGGCGCGCCGGGCACCAACCCGGAAGAATTGATCGGCGCCGCGCATGCCGGTTGTTTTTCCATGGCACTGTCGATGATGCTCGGCCAGGCCGGCCTTACCGCCGAGCGCATCGACACGACAGCTGAAGTCACGCTGGACAAGGTGGGCGACGGCTATTCGATCACCGCTATCGCGCTGACGCTCAACGCCAGGGTGCCCGGCGCGAGCGAGGACCAGTTCCAGCAGATCGCCAACCAGGCGAAGGAAGGCTGCCCGGTGTCCAAGGTGCTCAACGCGCAGATCAGCCTAAGCGCGACCCTGGAAAACTGA